Proteins encoded within one genomic window of Macadamia integrifolia cultivar HAES 741 unplaced genomic scaffold, SCU_Mint_v3 scaffold2740, whole genome shotgun sequence:
- the LOC122067159 gene encoding uncharacterized protein LOC122067159 produces the protein MSNEESKILAELDDDVERDLEEEIKNGICHLALRLHRLYQHQSDKNERELSKSGTRTRSVFNNKAISEVKITIRMEAGGSQIEINEIKKVARQSQTSISEGKEGKVFPSAKKFNWVDTLRSGNSPAAIINKKHEMSHGTARVVRKVHDLKPYVKEGRSWKDVSTDRKKNACT, from the coding sequence ATGTCAAATGAGGAATCTAAGATACTTGCTGAACTAGACGACGATGTAGAAAGAGACCTCGAAGAAGAGATTAAAAATGGTATATGCCATCTTGCTCTTCGACTGCACAGGCTTTACCAACACCAGAGTGACAAGAATGAGAGAGAATTATCAAAAAGTGGTACCAGAACTCGATCAGTATTTAACAACAAAGCAATTTCAGAGGTGAAGATAACAATTAGGATGGAAGCAGGAGGGTCTCAAATAGAAATAAATGAGATCAAAAAAGTAGCTCGTCAGTCTCAGACTTCCATATCAGAAGGTAAGGAAGGAAAGGTATTCCCTAGTGCCAAGAAATTCAATTGGGTAGATACTCTCCGATCGGGAAATAGTCCTGCTGCTATTATCAATAAGAAACATGAGATGTCCCATGGTACTGCTCGAGTAGTAAGGAAGGTTCATGATCTTAAACCTTATGTGAAGGAAGGGAGAAGCTGGAAGGATGTCTCAACAGATCGCAAGAAAAATGCATGCACTTGA